One window from the genome of Scatophagus argus isolate fScaArg1 chromosome 13, fScaArg1.pri, whole genome shotgun sequence encodes:
- the LOC124069391 gene encoding uncharacterized protein LOC124069391 — MKTRQILFKMLSVNFSLFVTLCLLTIRGVSCEDLSPVKDEQSSLEDSSVTLSYRYSKKATGSDNFFWYRQDPGKPPEFLTSHSGTGTILMSPKSGLSVTVSEENTHMNVQISSAAVTDSALYYCAVRPTVTANPQSLYKNTKCKGQDKVNQPTEDVIATEGDSVTLGCTFETSDRNPYLYWYKQEANGYPKYMLKCFSKTVDHAPEFEKDRFNATIENKSVPLKIQKLQLSDSAVMSLLLLTAEVLHGRKLFDSSCEHQTKHNSQNLLILNIQFQPFTSVNMEKLSAVLFCLVLVGNTLEDQITANRAEVTSSEGLSVTLSCNYSVKAENLQWYRQDAGSALQFLLLITDAKEPSVVEATPPHPGLTVNLNEERNRVDLQISSAAVTDSAVYYCALRPTVTGNTKTLYKNLWSKDNRILHNIH, encoded by the exons ATGAAAACCAGACAGATTCTCTTTAAGATGCTGTCAGTGAacttcagtctgtttgtcaCTTTGTGTCTGCTCACAATCAGAG GTGTCAGCTGTGAAGATCTCAGTCCAGTCAAAGATGAACAGTCCAGTTTAGAAGACAGCTCTGTTACTCTGTCCTACAGATACAGCAAGAAAGCAACTGGTTCTGATAACTTCTTCTGGTATCGACAAGATCCAGGAAAGCCACCAGAGTTCCTCACCTCTCACTCAGGAACAGGAACAATATTAATGAGTCCAAAGTCTGGACTGTCTGTTACAGTGAGTgaggaaaacactcacatgAATGTTcagatctcctctgctgcagtgacagactctgctctgtactactgtgctgtgaggcccacagtgacagcaaaCCCACAgtctctgtacaaaaacacaa AGTGTAAAGGACAAGACAAAGTGAACCAGCCAACAGAGGATGTCATTGCTACTGAAGGAGACTCAGTTACACTTGGATGTACATTTGAGACAAGTGACAGAAATCCATATCTCTACTGgtacaaacaggaagcaaacgGTTATCCAAAGTacatgctgaaatgtttctctAAAACAGTCGATCATGCTCCAGAGTTTGAAAAGGACAGATTTAATGCTACAATTGAGAACAAGTCGGTTCCTCTGAAGATCCAGAagcttcagctgtctgactctgctgt TATGAGTCTCCTCCTACTGACTGCAGAGGTGCTTCATGGCAGAAAACTGTTTGATTCCAGCTGTGAACATCAGACCAAACACAACTCACAGAACTTACTCATACTGAACATTCAGTTCCAGCCTTTCACCTCAGTGAACATGGAAAAACTCTCtgcagttttgttctgtttagtCCTCGTAG GTAACACCTTGGAAGATCAAATTACTGCCAACAGAGCTGAAGTGACTTCATCAGAGGGCCTGAGTGTCACTCTGTCCTGTAACTATTCAGTTAAAGCTGAGAATCTCCAGTGGTATCGACAGGATGCTGGATCAGCTCTTCAGTTCCTTCTCCTGATTACTGATGCAAAAGAGCCTTCAGTGGTGGAAGCAACACCTCCACACCCTGGACTGACTGTGAACCTGAATGAGGAGAGAAATCGAGTGGATCTGcagatctcctctgctgcagtgacagactctgctgtgtactactgtgctctgaggcccacagtgacaggaaacaccaaaactctgtacaaaaacctttggagcaaagacaacagaatactccacaacatccactag